In Halomarina salina, one DNA window encodes the following:
- a CDS encoding ABC transporter ATP-binding protein, with protein MSETLLEVEDLHTRFATREGTVHAVEGVSFSVDRGEIVGVVGESGSGKSVTARSLIRLEDPGYIERGSVRFDGIEMTDADDRTIRRVRGDGMAMVFQDPMETLNPVFSIGEQIVESIKVHESPEKQRLLDYLNVPLFSSRGKRSQMRQQAIDLMSEVGIPHPETRVSAYPHEFSGGMRQRAMLAIALAREPDLLIADEPTTALDVTIQAEILQRIRDLNEELGMAVLMITHDLGVVAELCDKVVVMYGGQVMEEGPVEDVLTNPKHPYTESLLGCMPQTCDRGEPLNVIEGRVPSMVGEPTGCPFASRCWCSSESCTTGDLPTERVGEDHTSRCHHVEELSEPMEADQ; from the coding sequence ATGAGTGAGACACTACTGGAGGTCGAAGACCTCCACACGCGGTTTGCAACGAGAGAAGGGACAGTCCACGCCGTCGAAGGCGTATCGTTCAGCGTCGATAGGGGTGAAATCGTCGGGGTCGTCGGCGAGAGTGGTTCGGGGAAATCCGTAACGGCTCGTTCGCTCATCCGCCTCGAAGACCCCGGCTACATCGAGCGGGGTTCAGTTCGGTTCGATGGCATCGAGATGACTGACGCCGATGACCGCACGATTCGTCGCGTTCGTGGCGATGGGATGGCGATGGTGTTCCAAGACCCGATGGAGACACTGAACCCCGTGTTCTCGATCGGGGAGCAGATCGTCGAGTCCATCAAGGTCCACGAATCGCCCGAGAAACAGCGGTTGCTCGACTACCTCAACGTTCCCCTGTTCAGTAGCAGGGGGAAACGGAGTCAGATGCGACAGCAGGCTATCGACCTCATGAGCGAGGTTGGAATCCCGCATCCCGAGACGCGTGTCTCGGCGTACCCCCACGAGTTCTCGGGCGGGATGCGCCAACGCGCGATGCTGGCCATCGCACTCGCCAGAGAACCCGACCTCTTGATCGCCGACGAGCCAACGACAGCGCTCGACGTGACGATTCAGGCCGAAATCCTCCAGCGCATTCGCGACCTCAACGAAGAGTTGGGGATGGCCGTCCTGATGATCACACACGACCTCGGTGTGGTCGCCGAACTCTGCGACAAGGTCGTGGTCATGTACGGTGGTCAGGTGATGGAAGAGGGGCCCGTCGAAGACGTGCTGACGAACCCGAAACACCCGTACACGGAATCACTGCTCGGGTGCATGCCACAGACGTGTGACCGAGGGGAGCCACTGAACGTCATCGAAGGCAGAGTCCCGTCGATGGTCGGTGAACCCACTGGTTGCCCGTTCGCTAGTCGATGCTGGTGCTCGTCTGAGAGCTGTACTACCGGGGACCTACCGACAGAACGGGTTGGAGAGGACCATACCTCGCGCTGTCATCACGTCGAAGAACTCAGCGAACCGATGGAGGCCGACCAGTGA
- a CDS encoding ABC transporter ATP-binding protein, with protein MTRPIVEIDDVVKRFPVDDSLFAKLLGNDTYVTAVDGVSLSIEPGETLALVGESGSGKSTLANLVTGLHAPTSGTIRFEGEAVGEATTRDKETLAAIGMVFQNPRGSLDSRHTIEQIIAEPLKARGWSASEREQKVESLIERVNLSQAYLSRHPHELSGGEAQRVAIARAIALNPRLIVLDEPVSALDVSVQAKIVNLLMELQEDLNLTYLFIAHDLNVVEHIADRIAVMYLGQLMELAPTEALFTQTSHPYTETLLSAIPSVDPTTQKERVILDGDIPSPINTPSGCVFHTRCPLADEQCATQTPVPEDIGESTSWCHYATEFTNDEKQIAGR; from the coding sequence GTGACACGGCCTATCGTCGAGATCGACGACGTCGTCAAACGATTCCCTGTCGACGATTCACTCTTTGCGAAGCTCCTCGGTAACGACACGTACGTCACTGCAGTCGACGGCGTGTCACTCTCTATCGAACCCGGTGAGACGCTCGCGTTGGTCGGCGAATCCGGTTCTGGGAAGTCGACGCTCGCCAACTTGGTCACCGGCCTTCACGCACCGACAAGCGGGACGATACGATTCGAAGGCGAGGCTGTCGGAGAGGCAACCACCCGAGACAAAGAGACCCTCGCGGCCATCGGAATGGTGTTCCAGAATCCCCGTGGGAGTCTCGACTCTCGACACACTATCGAGCAGATAATCGCTGAACCACTCAAGGCCCGTGGCTGGTCCGCATCTGAGCGTGAGCAGAAAGTCGAGTCCCTCATCGAACGGGTGAATCTCTCGCAGGCATATCTCTCGAGACATCCCCACGAACTCTCGGGCGGTGAAGCCCAGCGGGTTGCTATCGCTCGAGCCATCGCTCTCAACCCGCGATTGATCGTTCTCGACGAACCTGTGAGCGCCCTTGACGTGAGCGTCCAGGCCAAGATCGTCAACCTGCTGATGGAGCTTCAAGAGGACTTGAATCTGACGTACCTGTTCATCGCGCACGACCTCAACGTCGTCGAGCACATCGCAGACCGGATTGCGGTCATGTACCTCGGCCAGCTCATGGAACTCGCCCCGACGGAGGCACTCTTCACACAGACGAGCCATCCCTACACGGAGACCCTTCTCTCTGCGATTCCGAGTGTCGACCCGACGACCCAGAAAGAGCGGGTAATCCTCGATGGAGATATCCCGAGTCCAATCAACACGCCTAGCGGCTGCGTGTTCCATACCCGTTGTCCACTGGCAGACGAGCAATGTGCGACTCAAACACCAGTGCCCGAGGATATTGGAGAGTCCACTTCGTGGTGTCACTATGCCACCGAATTTACCAATGATGAGAAACAGATTGCAGGGCGGTGA
- a CDS encoding AIM24 family protein → MNLDEFVASHEPRETVETFELESSKLLDVDLDGSVMCKAGSMIGYTGDIAFERKSASSGLTGMLKRKVTGEGGVMMQASGAGHLYLADQGKEVQILSLDADDEISVNGNDVLAFEDTVGWEIKMLNSIAGASSGGLFNVYLSGPGHIAITTHGEPLVVPTPVRTDPNATVAWSANVSPSANHDLNVKSFLGRSSGETFQLEFATPDGFVLLQPYEEANPDEGGDGGHGESGGLNVNDFL, encoded by the coding sequence ATGAACCTCGACGAGTTCGTGGCGTCGCACGAACCCCGCGAGACCGTCGAAACGTTCGAACTGGAGAGTTCGAAGCTCCTCGACGTCGACCTGGACGGGAGCGTCATGTGCAAGGCGGGGTCGATGATCGGCTACACCGGCGACATCGCCTTCGAACGCAAGTCCGCCAGCAGCGGCCTCACTGGCATGCTCAAGCGAAAGGTGACGGGCGAAGGCGGCGTGATGATGCAGGCGTCGGGAGCCGGGCACCTCTATCTCGCCGACCAGGGCAAGGAGGTCCAGATTCTCTCCCTCGACGCCGACGACGAGATCAGCGTGAACGGGAACGACGTCCTCGCGTTCGAAGACACCGTGGGCTGGGAGATCAAGATGCTGAACTCCATCGCTGGTGCGTCCTCCGGTGGACTGTTCAACGTCTACCTCAGCGGACCGGGCCACATCGCCATCACGACCCACGGCGAACCGCTCGTCGTGCCGACGCCGGTCCGGACCGACCCGAACGCGACGGTCGCCTGGAGTGCGAACGTCTCCCCGAGTGCGAACCACGACCTGAACGTCAAGAGCTTCCTCGGGCGCTCGTCGGGTGAGACGTTCCAGCTGGAGTTCGCCACCCCCGACGGGTTCGTCCTCCTCCAACCCTACGAGGAGGCCAACCCCGACGAGGGCGGCGACGGCGGCCACGGCGAGAGTGGCGGCCTCAACGTCAACGACTTCCTCTAA
- a CDS encoding SDR family NAD(P)-dependent oxidoreductase, with translation MHIDLSDRTAIVTGGSAGIGRGIATTLAESNARVVVADVTRDPPTDADRTTVERISAEGGDAEFVETDVADGDDVAELVETTVDTYGGLDVLVNNAGISHEGSVVETDPEEWQAVLDTNLTGVYNGAHHAVEYLKESPAPRIVNVASQLAFVAQRRKPAYVASKGGVVSLTRSLALDYADVPIQVNAVCPGVVETELTRDALADEQRREAFESQTPLPYLGTPADIGAMTTFLASDYARFVTGQSFVVDGGYLAQ, from the coding sequence ATGCACATCGATCTCTCCGACCGGACAGCTATCGTCACTGGTGGAAGCGCGGGCATCGGTCGCGGCATCGCGACGACGCTCGCCGAATCGAACGCTCGGGTCGTCGTCGCCGACGTCACGCGCGACCCCCCGACCGACGCCGACCGGACGACCGTCGAGCGCATCAGCGCCGAGGGAGGAGACGCGGAGTTCGTCGAGACGGACGTCGCGGACGGCGACGACGTCGCCGAACTCGTCGAGACGACCGTCGACACCTACGGCGGTCTCGACGTGCTCGTCAACAACGCCGGCATCTCCCACGAGGGGTCGGTGGTGGAGACCGACCCCGAGGAGTGGCAGGCGGTACTCGACACCAACCTGACGGGGGTCTACAACGGTGCACACCACGCCGTCGAGTATCTGAAGGAGAGTCCTGCGCCGCGCATCGTCAACGTGGCGTCGCAACTCGCGTTCGTCGCCCAGCGCCGGAAGCCGGCGTACGTCGCGTCGAAGGGCGGCGTCGTATCGTTGACGCGGTCGCTCGCGCTCGACTACGCCGACGTGCCGATTCAGGTCAACGCAGTCTGCCCAGGCGTGGTAGAAACGGAACTGACCCGAGACGCGCTCGCCGACGAACAGCGCCGGGAAGCGTTCGAGTCGCAGACGCCACTCCCCTATCTGGGCACCCCAGCGGATATCGGTGCGATGACGACGTTCCTGGCGTCGGATTACGCCCGCTTCGTCACCGGCCAGTCGTTCGTCGTCGATGGGGGATACCTCGCGCAGTGA
- a CDS encoding 3-isopropylmalate dehydratase yields MTDDAQDPSKPARAWVFGDDIDTDQIIPSRFIVSSEAGELAEHTFEDLRPAFSREVQPGAFVVGGENFGSGSSREQAPLSLVGAGVAGVVAESFARIFFRNAINLGLPVLISPEAGRIRDGDDIHMELATGTIVNHTRDEEYEAESLPEFLQSIVEQGGLKPYTRAKLQG; encoded by the coding sequence ATGACCGACGATGCACAGGACCCGTCGAAGCCCGCCCGTGCGTGGGTGTTCGGCGACGACATCGACACCGACCAGATCATCCCGTCGCGGTTCATCGTCTCCAGCGAGGCCGGAGAGCTAGCCGAGCACACCTTCGAGGACCTCCGTCCGGCGTTCTCCCGGGAGGTACAACCAGGAGCGTTCGTCGTCGGTGGCGAGAACTTCGGCAGCGGGTCGTCGCGCGAACAGGCCCCGCTCTCGCTCGTCGGGGCCGGTGTCGCGGGAGTGGTCGCGGAGTCGTTCGCCCGCATCTTCTTCCGGAACGCGATCAATCTCGGCCTCCCGGTCCTCATCAGCCCGGAGGCAGGACGCATCCGGGACGGCGACGACATCCACATGGAGCTCGCGACCGGGACCATCGTCAATCACACGCGGGACGAGGAGTACGAGGCGGAGTCACTGCCGGAGTTCCTCCAGTCCATCGTCGAACAGGGCGGACTGAAACCCTACACGCGCGCCAAGTTGCAGGGATAA
- a CDS encoding 3-isopropylmalate dehydratase large subunit: MTGKTFAEKQLSEKSGRDVRAGDYVEADIDVAMAHDITGPLAFRTFDEVTDGEGSLFAPEQTVFTIDHHAPADGVQAANNHNALREFAAEHGAHQYDVGDGICHQVLVEEGHVGPGDLVIGADSHSTSYGGLGAFGTGVGSTDLGTALATGELWFRVPETKRFEVEGDLPDAVYAKDLILKFIGDVGFAGCTYMAAEYGGSTIEDLPIHERFVLTNMAIEMGGKAGIVEPDERTARYLEAETGSPPDIDVEDPALHSDSDAEYEAVHRYRAEEIAPQVSVPSNPENAVDIGEVEGTAVDQLFVGTCTNGRFEDMQVVADIIEGEELPPDVRMVVVPASGAVYQKMLETGVLTTFVDAGAVVQSAGCGPCAGYHQGVLGDGDVCLATANRNFPGREGSMDSEVYLASPATVGASALYGEITDPRRVETKRFDDVALAQGARP; the protein is encoded by the coding sequence ATGACTGGGAAGACCTTCGCGGAAAAACAGCTCTCGGAGAAGTCCGGGCGTGACGTTCGTGCTGGCGACTACGTCGAGGCGGACATCGACGTGGCGATGGCCCACGACATCACGGGACCGCTAGCGTTTCGAACGTTCGACGAGGTGACCGACGGCGAGGGGTCGCTGTTCGCGCCCGAGCAGACGGTGTTCACGATAGACCATCACGCCCCCGCCGACGGGGTCCAGGCGGCGAACAACCACAACGCGCTCCGGGAGTTCGCCGCCGAACACGGTGCCCACCAGTACGACGTCGGCGACGGCATCTGCCACCAGGTCCTCGTCGAGGAGGGCCACGTCGGACCGGGCGACCTCGTCATCGGTGCCGACTCCCACTCGACGTCCTACGGCGGGTTGGGCGCGTTCGGGACCGGCGTCGGGTCGACAGACCTCGGGACGGCGCTGGCGACCGGCGAACTCTGGTTTCGCGTCCCCGAGACGAAGCGCTTCGAGGTCGAGGGTGACCTCCCGGACGCCGTCTACGCCAAGGACCTCATCCTGAAGTTCATCGGCGACGTCGGGTTCGCGGGCTGTACGTACATGGCGGCCGAGTACGGCGGGAGCACTATCGAGGACCTCCCGATTCACGAGCGGTTCGTCCTGACGAACATGGCCATCGAGATGGGCGGCAAGGCCGGCATCGTCGAACCCGACGAGCGGACCGCGCGATACCTCGAAGCCGAGACCGGCAGTCCACCGGACATCGACGTCGAGGACCCCGCGTTGCACTCGGATTCGGACGCCGAGTACGAGGCCGTCCACCGCTATCGTGCGGAGGAGATCGCCCCGCAGGTGTCGGTCCCGTCGAACCCGGAGAACGCCGTCGACATCGGCGAGGTCGAGGGGACGGCGGTCGACCAGCTGTTCGTCGGAACCTGCACGAACGGCCGATTCGAGGACATGCAGGTCGTCGCCGACATCATCGAGGGCGAAGAACTCCCACCGGACGTGCGGATGGTCGTCGTCCCCGCGTCGGGCGCCGTCTACCAGAAGATGCTCGAAACGGGGGTCCTGACGACATTCGTCGACGCCGGTGCGGTCGTCCAGAGCGCCGGGTGTGGACCCTGCGCGGGCTACCACCAGGGCGTCCTCGGGGACGGCGACGTCTGTCTCGCGACCGCGAACCGCAACTTCCCCGGTCGCGAGGGGTCGATGGACTCCGAGGTGTATCTGGCCAGTCCGGCGACGGTCGGCGCCTCGGCACTGTACGGTGAGATTACAGACCCGCGCCGTGTCGAGACGAAGCGGTTCGACGACGTGGCACTCGCCCAGGGGGCTCGGCCATGA